TCATCGCATCGCCTCGATGACATCTTTGGCGATGGGTGCTGCGAGTCGGCCTCCGGAGACCTCGTCGATGGCGGTGTCCGAGGATTGGATGAACACCGCTACTGCGACGTGGGGCTTGTCCGACCACCCCACGAACCACGCGTAGGGCGCTTTGCCCTTCATCGTCTGCGCAGTACCTGTCTTGCCGCCGACGGTGACCCCGTCGATGCGTGCCCTCTTCCCCGTGCCGTTGTTGACCACCGAGACCATCATCGACTTCAGTTGCTCGGCCGACTCCTTCGTCATCGGCTCAGACATCTGCTTGGGACGATGTTCGGAGACCACCTGAAGGTTCGATGCTCGAACCTGGGCGGTGAGATAGGGGGTCATGAGTTTGCCACCGTTGGCGATGCCGGCCGTCACCATCGCCATTTGAAGAGGAGAGGTCGCGACGTCGAACTGGCCGATGGAGCTTTGTGCGAGCTGGGCGTCGGTGAGGTCCTCGGGGAACTTCGAGGCAACCGACGAGATGTCGGAGTCGATGACCTTGCCGAACCCGAATTTCTCGGCCTGACCACGGATCTTGTCCTGACCCAGGCCCACGCCAAGCTTGCCGAAGGCGGTATTGCACGATACCTCGAGGGCATGGGTCAATGTGATCTGATTGCCCCCGCAGTTGGTCTCGTTGGTCAATGGGGTGCGGGTGCCTGGCAGGATCCAATTGTTCGGTGCATCGATCTTGGAGTTCGGGTCGTAGCCGTTCTGCAAGGCTGCCGCAGCCGTCACCAGTTTGAAGGTTGAACCGGGTGCGTAGATCTCCCTGGTGGCACGGTTGGACAGCGGAGACGACTTGTCCGCAACGAGTTCCTTCCACGCCTCGGTGGTCTCATTGAGGTGATGGGATGCCAGTCTGTTGGGGTCGTAGGAGGGGGAGGACGCCATCACCAGCACCGCGCCGGTGGTGTAATCGATGGCGACGACAGCGCCC
The genomic region above belongs to Cutibacterium equinum and contains:
- a CDS encoding peptidoglycan D,D-transpeptidase FtsI family protein is translated as MNKPIRGVSLLAGLMFLALMINLTGSAIFRQASLNNDPRNVRVRDAEYSQNRGDILVGSMPIATTRSSDGKFAYQRVYPSGPEYAPITGYYSYYYGRSMLEQTQNAQLTGTSDAQWLSRITGTLSGRKPEGGSVTTTINAKAQDAAWRGLKGKKGAVVAIDYTTGAVLVMASSPSYDPNRLASHHLNETTEAWKELVADKSSPLSNRATREIYAPGSTFKLVTAAAALQNGYDPNSKIDAPNNWILPGTRTPLTNETNCGGNQITLTHALEVSCNTAFGKLGVGLGQDKIRGQAEKFGFGKVIDSDISSVASKFPEDLTDAQLAQSSIGQFDVATSPLQMAMVTAGIANGGKLMTPYLTAQVRASNLQVVSEHRPKQMSEPMTKESAEQLKSMMVSVVNNGTGKRARIDGVTVGGKTGTAQTMKGKAPYAWFVGWSDKPHVAVAVFIQSSDTAIDEVSGGRLAAPIAKDVIEAMR